From Yersinia hibernica, a single genomic window includes:
- a CDS encoding nitrilase family protein, with product MTESSLIRAATVQFQHQANNKPYNLFVIEKFIEQAAGQNINILVFPEMCITGYWHVPKLTAPQVTALAEPIESGPSIALVRALAVKHQMLIGVGLIELADDGRLYNAYVACMPDGSYHTHRKLHAFEHPAISSGDSYTVFATPWGVKVGILICWDNNLVENVRATTLLGADILLAPHQTGGTHSRSPYGMKPIALDLWQQRAERPAEMTAAIRGINGREWLMRWLPARAHDNGLFILFSNGIGADDDEVRTGNAMILDPYGRIINETWVAADAMVCAELDLSLIPLSTGRRWIYGRRPELYSILTQRQGYERDAISARFSPDIPPLKGR from the coding sequence ATGACTGAGTCATCATTGATACGTGCAGCAACCGTGCAATTCCAGCATCAGGCCAACAACAAGCCCTATAACCTGTTCGTTATTGAGAAGTTTATTGAGCAGGCCGCCGGGCAAAATATCAACATATTGGTGTTCCCGGAGATGTGTATTACCGGATATTGGCATGTGCCTAAATTGACTGCGCCACAAGTGACAGCGCTGGCTGAGCCTATTGAAAGTGGCCCATCCATTGCTTTAGTGCGGGCTTTAGCCGTGAAACATCAAATGTTGATTGGTGTCGGGCTGATTGAACTGGCTGATGATGGGCGACTGTATAATGCCTATGTGGCCTGCATGCCAGATGGCAGTTATCACACCCATCGCAAGTTGCATGCTTTTGAACATCCAGCCATTAGCAGCGGTGATTCTTACACGGTGTTTGCTACGCCATGGGGGGTAAAAGTCGGGATTCTTATCTGCTGGGATAATAATTTGGTCGAGAATGTTCGTGCCACCACCTTGCTCGGTGCCGATATATTATTAGCGCCGCATCAAACTGGCGGAACTCACTCCCGCAGCCCTTATGGTATGAAGCCGATTGCACTTGATCTTTGGCAGCAACGTGCTGAAAGGCCAGCGGAAATGACTGCGGCGATCCGCGGGATAAATGGCCGCGAATGGTTAATGCGTTGGCTACCGGCTCGGGCGCATGATAATGGCCTATTTATTCTGTTCAGCAATGGTATTGGAGCCGATGATGATGAAGTTCGCACCGGCAATGCCATGATATTGGATCCCTATGGCCGCATTATCAATGAAACCTGGGTCGCGGCAGACGCTATGGTCTGCGCCGAGTTAGATCTCAGTTTGATTCCACTGAGCACCGGACGGCGTTGGATCTATGGCCGCCGCCCTGAATTGTATTCCATTTTAACCCAGCGCCAAGGCTATGAGCGCGATGCTATTTCAGCGCGCTTTTCGCCTGATATTCCGCCGCTAAAAGGCCGTTAA